In Chitinophaga nivalis, a single genomic region encodes these proteins:
- the nuoF gene encoding NADH-quinone oxidoreductase subunit NuoF — protein MGRKLLLDKAHIEGIRYYDTYRSNGGYAAAEKALKSMGPEGVLEEVKKSGLRGRGGAGFPTGLKWSFIARPEGVPRYLVCNADESEPGTFKDRYLMEFIPHLLIEGLLISSFALGANSAYIYIRGEYAWIPDILEQAIAEAKNKGWLGKNIQGTGFDLEIYVQRGAGAYICGEETALIESLEGKRGNPRIKPPFPAVKGLWQCPTVVNNVETLAAVVPIINIGGDEYIKYGTGKSTGTKLISACGNINKPGVYEIEMNISVEEFIYSDEYCGGIKNGKRLKACIPGGSSVPVLPANLLLKTAKGETRMMTYESLSDGGFATGSMLGSGGFIVMDEDQCIVRNTLTFARFYHHESCGQCSPCREGTGWMKKVLLNLENGKGKMSDIDLLWDIQRKIEGNTICPLGDAAAWPVAAAIRHFRDEFEWHVTHPEEALTRNFGLAHYADPLTIPAAV, from the coding sequence ATGGGACGCAAATTACTGTTAGACAAAGCACATATAGAAGGTATCCGGTATTATGATACTTACCGGAGCAACGGCGGTTATGCGGCAGCTGAAAAAGCGCTGAAAAGCATGGGCCCCGAAGGCGTACTGGAGGAAGTGAAGAAGAGTGGCCTGAGAGGCCGGGGTGGTGCGGGTTTTCCTACCGGTTTAAAATGGAGCTTCATCGCCAGGCCGGAAGGTGTTCCCCGTTATCTCGTTTGTAATGCAGATGAATCAGAGCCGGGTACTTTTAAAGACCGTTATCTGATGGAATTCATTCCGCACCTCCTCATTGAAGGGTTGCTGATTTCCAGCTTTGCATTAGGCGCTAACAGTGCGTACATCTACATCCGTGGTGAATATGCCTGGATTCCGGACATCCTGGAGCAGGCCATCGCAGAAGCAAAAAATAAAGGCTGGCTGGGTAAAAATATCCAGGGCACCGGTTTCGATCTGGAAATATATGTACAACGCGGCGCCGGCGCTTATATCTGTGGGGAGGAAACTGCCCTGATAGAATCCCTGGAAGGTAAACGCGGTAATCCCCGTATCAAACCTCCTTTCCCGGCAGTAAAAGGATTATGGCAGTGCCCTACTGTTGTAAACAATGTGGAAACCCTCGCAGCCGTTGTGCCCATCATCAATATCGGCGGCGATGAATATATTAAATACGGCACCGGCAAATCTACCGGTACCAAACTGATCTCCGCCTGCGGTAATATCAACAAACCCGGTGTTTATGAGATCGAAATGAACATCTCTGTAGAAGAATTTATTTACTCCGATGAATACTGCGGCGGTATCAAAAATGGTAAACGCCTGAAAGCCTGTATTCCCGGAGGATCTTCCGTTCCGGTATTACCAGCTAACCTGCTGCTGAAAACCGCTAAAGGTGAAACCCGCATGATGACGTACGAAAGCCTCAGTGATGGCGGATTTGCTACCGGTTCCATGTTGGGTTCCGGTGGATTTATTGTGATGGACGAAGACCAGTGTATTGTACGTAACACCCTCACTTTTGCCCGTTTCTACCACCATGAAAGCTGCGGTCAGTGCAGCCCTTGCCGCGAAGGTACCGGCTGGATGAAAAAAGTCCTGCTGAACCTCGAAAACGGTAAAGGTAAAATGAGTGATATCGATCTGCTGTGGGATATTCAGCGTAAAATAGAAGGAAATACGATTTGCCCGCTCGGTGATGCTGCTGCATGGCCGGTAGCTGCTGCTATCCGTCATTTCCGTGACGAGTTTGAATGGCACGTAACCCATCCGGAAGAAGCGCTCACCCGCAACTTCGGCCTGGCACACTACGCAGATCCGCTGACAATACCTGCCGCTGTATAA
- a CDS encoding 2Fe-2S iron-sulfur cluster-binding protein codes for MAEEIKLFKVKIDNISVEVEPGTTILNAARKIGGDIVPPAMCYYSKLNGSGGKCRTCLVKVSKGSDADPRPMPKLVASCRTTVMDGMEVANITSPEVQEARKGVVEFLLLNHPLDCPVCDQAGECHLQDLSYEHGADSTRYEFKRRTFDKIDIGDKIKLHMTRCILCYRCVYTADQLTNKREHGVLGRGDASEISTYISQSLDNDFIGNVIDVCPVGALTDQTFRFKNRVWFLKPVDAHRHCDNEKCCGKTVLWMRGDEVFRVTARKDQYGEVEDFICDTCRFDKKEAKDWVIEGPRKIDRQSVISQGHYVNTVKPKDPLVEVLDGRKPKLLFDIHSESQVNRPEVDLSKIDGPAHSNDFTKQQS; via the coding sequence ATGGCGGAGGAAATAAAATTATTCAAGGTTAAGATCGATAACATCTCTGTGGAGGTAGAACCCGGTACAACCATTCTCAATGCGGCGAGGAAGATAGGAGGAGATATTGTGCCGCCGGCCATGTGCTACTATTCCAAACTGAATGGCAGCGGTGGTAAATGCCGTACCTGCCTGGTAAAAGTATCCAAAGGCTCCGATGCCGATCCGCGCCCGATGCCTAAACTGGTGGCCAGCTGCCGTACTACTGTTATGGATGGTATGGAAGTCGCCAACATCACCTCTCCTGAAGTACAGGAGGCCCGTAAAGGAGTGGTGGAATTCCTGCTGCTCAATCACCCGCTGGATTGTCCGGTTTGCGACCAGGCCGGTGAATGTCACCTGCAGGATCTGAGCTACGAACATGGCGCAGACAGCACCCGCTACGAATTTAAACGCAGAACTTTTGATAAAATAGATATAGGCGATAAAATCAAATTACACATGACCCGTTGCATCCTTTGCTACCGTTGTGTGTATACAGCAGACCAGCTCACCAACAAACGGGAACACGGTGTCCTGGGCCGTGGTGATGCTTCTGAAATCAGCACCTATATCTCCCAATCACTGGATAACGACTTTATCGGTAACGTAATCGATGTATGTCCGGTAGGCGCTTTAACCGATCAGACCTTCCGTTTCAAAAACAGGGTATGGTTCCTGAAGCCGGTAGATGCACACCGTCACTGCGACAACGAAAAATGCTGCGGTAAAACGGTATTGTGGATGCGCGGAGACGAAGTATTCCGTGTGACTGCCCGCAAAGACCAATATGGAGAAGTAGAAGACTTTATCTGTGATACCTGCCGTTTCGATAAAAAAGAAGCGAAAGACTGGGTGATCGAAGGACCACGTAAAATAGACCGTCAGAGCGTTATTTCCCAGGGACATTACGTGAATACGGTAAAACCTAAAGATCCGCTGGTAGAAGTACTGGATGGAAGGAAACCTAAATTGTTGTTCGATATTCACTCCGAAAGCCAGGTAAACAGGCCGGAAGTAGATTTGTCGAAAATAGACGGCCCGGCTCACTCCAATGACTTTACAAAGCAACAATCGTAA
- the nuoH gene encoding NADH-quinone oxidoreductase subunit NuoH codes for MTLLSIDWFFIIEKVLLISAVLVLSLVVAMYSTWGERKVAAWIQDRLGPNRAGPMGLLQPLADGGKLFFKEEIIPTHANRFMFILGPSIAMMVACMTSAVIPWGDNLTIAGRTVSLQVADVNIGILFIFGVVSMGVYGIMIGGWASNNKYSLLASVRAASQIISYELPMGLALIALLMLTGTLSLKEIVEAQRHGLWNVVYQPLGFFIFLICAFAECNRTPFDLPEAENELNGGYHLEYSSMKLGFFLFAEYINMFISSALMATMYFGGYAFPFMDSLGLSPNMLTVLGFLALFIKTLLFIFLFMWVRWTIPRFRYDQLMRLGWKVLIPLALANMLITGAVVLMRQH; via the coding sequence ATGACGTTATTAAGCATAGACTGGTTTTTTATTATTGAAAAAGTACTCCTGATTTCAGCAGTACTGGTACTTTCCCTGGTAGTAGCCATGTACTCTACCTGGGGTGAAAGAAAGGTAGCGGCATGGATACAGGATCGTTTAGGTCCTAACCGTGCAGGTCCGATGGGATTGCTGCAGCCACTGGCCGATGGCGGTAAACTCTTCTTCAAGGAAGAAATTATTCCTACCCATGCCAATCGCTTCATGTTTATCCTGGGTCCTTCCATTGCCATGATGGTGGCTTGTATGACCAGCGCCGTTATTCCGTGGGGTGATAACCTCACGATTGCCGGCCGCACGGTTTCCCTGCAGGTAGCTGACGTAAACATCGGTATCCTCTTCATTTTCGGAGTAGTAAGTATGGGTGTTTATGGTATCATGATCGGCGGATGGGCGTCTAACAATAAATACTCCCTGCTGGCTTCCGTTCGTGCAGCTTCGCAGATCATCTCCTACGAACTGCCAATGGGTCTGGCGCTGATAGCCTTGCTGATGCTCACCGGCACCCTCAGCCTGAAAGAAATTGTGGAAGCACAGCGGCATGGTCTGTGGAACGTAGTATACCAACCACTCGGATTTTTTATCTTCCTGATATGCGCTTTTGCGGAATGTAACCGTACTCCTTTCGACTTACCGGAAGCAGAGAACGAACTGAATGGTGGTTACCACCTGGAATATTCTTCCATGAAACTGGGTTTCTTCCTTTTCGCAGAGTATATTAACATGTTTATCAGTTCTGCCCTGATGGCGACCATGTATTTTGGTGGCTATGCTTTCCCTTTCATGGACAGCCTGGGTCTGAGCCCGAATATGTTGACTGTTTTAGGCTTCCTGGCATTGTTCATCAAAACATTGCTCTTCATATTCCTGTTTATGTGGGTACGCTGGACCATCCCGAGATTCCGGTATGATCAGCTGATGCGTTTGGGCTGGAAAGTATTGATTCCGCTGGCGTTGGCGAATATGTTGATTACAGGAGCTGTAGTATTGATGCGTCAACACTAA
- the nuoI gene encoding NADH-quinone oxidoreductase subunit NuoI has translation MQALTNRAKAVDRRPMTFMEKLYIPAIAKGMSITMKHLFQRKATVSFPEKKRDFSPVFRGLHVLNRDEEGRERCTACGLCAVACPAEAITMEAAERLPGEENLYREEKYAAKYEINMLRCIFCGFCEEACPKDAVYMSETFAPANYQRKGFIYGKDDLLIPHPKEQGK, from the coding sequence ATGCAAGCATTAACAAACAGGGCAAAAGCAGTAGACCGCAGGCCTATGACTTTCATGGAGAAACTCTATATCCCCGCTATCGCAAAAGGGATGAGTATTACCATGAAACACCTTTTTCAACGTAAGGCAACGGTAAGTTTTCCGGAAAAGAAACGTGATTTCAGCCCGGTATTCCGTGGTTTGCACGTATTGAACCGGGACGAGGAAGGACGTGAAAGATGCACTGCGTGTGGATTATGTGCGGTGGCCTGTCCGGCAGAAGCCATTACCATGGAAGCTGCGGAAAGATTACCGGGAGAAGAAAACCTGTACCGCGAAGAGAAATACGCCGCAAAATATGAAATCAATATGCTGCGTTGTATTTTCTGTGGTTTCTGTGAAGAAGCCTGCCCGAAAGATGCGGTATATATGTCTGAAACATTTGCTCCGGCAAACTATCAGCGTAAAGGTTTCATTTACGGAAAAGATGATCTGCTGATTCCTCATCCGAAAGAGCAGGGTAAATAA
- a CDS encoding NADH-quinone oxidoreductase subunit J family protein, protein MSTQQIIFMVLSFIALVSALGVVLSKNPVTSVLCLIVTFFTIAGHYIMLNAQFLAVVHIIVYSGAIMVLFLYVMMLMNMNADLEPQKRNWLKYAGAISGGALLVVLVAALRDASMPGLTSQATEVGLIKNLGQILFKQYVVPFEVSSILFLSAMVGAVVIGKKD, encoded by the coding sequence ATGAGTACACAACAAATAATTTTCATGGTGCTTTCGTTCATTGCGCTGGTATCAGCGTTGGGCGTGGTATTGAGTAAGAATCCCGTGACGAGCGTATTGTGCCTGATCGTAACCTTCTTTACCATTGCAGGTCACTACATCATGCTGAATGCCCAGTTCCTGGCGGTGGTACACATCATTGTTTATTCCGGCGCCATCATGGTACTGTTCCTGTATGTGATGATGCTGATGAATATGAATGCAGACCTGGAACCACAGAAACGTAACTGGCTGAAGTATGCCGGCGCGATCAGCGGCGGCGCCTTACTGGTAGTACTGGTAGCTGCGCTGCGTGATGCCAGCATGCCCGGACTGACGTCGCAGGCTACGGAAGTAGGATTGATCAAAAATCTGGGCCAGATCCTGTTCAAACAGTATGTGGTACCTTTTGAGGTGAGCAGCATCCTGTTCCTCAGCGCCATGGTAGGTGCCGTGGTAATCGGAAAAAAGGATTAA
- the nuoK gene encoding NADH-quinone oxidoreductase subunit NuoK — translation MPVQYYIFLSIALFCIGVMGVLMRRNAIIIFMCVELMLNAVNLLMVAFSKMWADAGKIDAGGAQLFVFFIMVVAAAEVAVGLAIITMVYRNTHSVDINILNRLKN, via the coding sequence ATGCCTGTTCAATATTACATATTTCTAAGTATTGCCTTATTCTGTATAGGTGTAATGGGAGTATTGATGCGCAGAAATGCGATCATCATTTTTATGTGTGTGGAGCTGATGCTGAATGCGGTAAACCTCCTGATGGTAGCATTTTCCAAAATGTGGGCAGATGCAGGTAAGATAGATGCCGGCGGCGCACAGCTGTTTGTATTCTTTATTATGGTGGTGGCAGCTGCGGAAGTAGCAGTAGGCCTGGCTATTATTACAATGGTCTACAGAAATACACATTCGGTAGATATTAACATTCTTAACAGGCTGAAAAATTAA
- the nuoL gene encoding NADH-quinone oxidoreductase subunit L yields MINLVWLVPFLPLLGFLVNGLGRRFLSKSLVGFVGSGTVLAAFVISVLMFLEAKAPGFTPQVVTLFDFITVGTLHIPFAFQVDQLSALFLLVITGVGTLIHIYSTSYMHEESDESFARYFAYLNLFVFSMLILVLGANYVMMFIGWEGVGLCSYLLIGFWFKNPSYNNAAKKAFVMNRIGDLGFLLGIFFMIMQFGTVTFPEVFAKAAPLGINNPTLVAIAMLMFVGAMGKSAQIPLYTWLPDAMAGPTPVSALIHAATMVTAGIYMIARSNVIYTLAPSIQTVIAVIGVATALFAASIALKQNDIKKVLAYSTVSQLGYMFLALGVGAYSAAVFHVMTHAFFKALLFLGSGSVIHAMGGEQDIRKMGGLKKFMPTTHWTFLVGCLAIAGIPGFSGFFSKDEILANAFANNPVLYVLGLLGALMTAFYMFRLYFITFSGKFRGTHDQEHHLHESPAAMTLPLIILALLSVFGGYVGLPEVFGVKNFLATYLEPIFAQSAPFATAHHLSHSTEWLLMGISSALVIVMILLARGKFAAYEETGKENTGLAKVLENKWYIDELYDAIIVKPLYELARFFRDVVEKAGIDKLVNGIGSGVQWGGQKIRLVQNGQVGFYIFAMVIGMIVLFVIGFLL; encoded by the coding sequence ATGATTAATCTAGTTTGGCTGGTACCATTTTTACCATTATTGGGTTTCCTGGTGAATGGGTTGGGACGCAGATTTTTATCCAAGTCCCTGGTAGGATTTGTTGGCAGTGGCACAGTGCTGGCTGCTTTTGTGATAAGTGTATTAATGTTCCTGGAAGCAAAAGCCCCGGGCTTTACGCCACAGGTAGTAACCTTGTTTGATTTTATTACGGTAGGTACCCTGCACATTCCTTTTGCCTTTCAGGTAGATCAGCTGAGTGCCTTGTTCCTGCTGGTGATCACCGGCGTAGGTACCCTGATCCATATCTACTCTACCTCTTACATGCATGAGGAAAGCGATGAGAGTTTCGCACGGTATTTTGCGTACCTGAACCTCTTTGTATTCTCCATGCTGATTCTGGTACTGGGTGCAAACTATGTAATGATGTTCATCGGTTGGGAAGGTGTAGGATTATGTTCTTACCTCCTGATTGGTTTCTGGTTTAAAAATCCCAGCTATAACAACGCCGCTAAAAAGGCATTCGTGATGAACCGTATCGGAGACCTGGGTTTCCTGCTCGGTATCTTCTTCATGATTATGCAGTTTGGCACCGTTACTTTCCCGGAAGTATTTGCCAAAGCAGCACCGCTGGGTATCAATAATCCAACACTGGTGGCCATTGCCATGCTGATGTTTGTGGGTGCAATGGGTAAATCGGCTCAGATTCCGCTTTATACCTGGTTACCGGATGCGATGGCGGGTCCTACACCGGTATCAGCGCTGATCCACGCGGCAACGATGGTAACCGCAGGTATCTATATGATTGCCCGCAGTAACGTGATTTATACGCTGGCTCCTTCTATCCAGACGGTGATTGCCGTAATTGGGGTGGCTACAGCGTTATTTGCTGCTTCCATTGCCCTCAAACAAAATGATATTAAAAAAGTGCTGGCTTATTCTACGGTGAGCCAGTTGGGTTATATGTTCCTGGCACTGGGCGTGGGCGCTTATTCAGCAGCGGTATTCCACGTAATGACACACGCTTTCTTCAAAGCGTTGTTGTTCCTGGGTTCCGGTTCCGTGATCCATGCCATGGGAGGCGAACAGGATATCCGTAAAATGGGCGGGCTGAAAAAATTCATGCCTACTACCCATTGGACATTCCTGGTAGGCTGTCTGGCGATTGCCGGTATCCCCGGTTTCTCCGGCTTCTTCTCCAAAGATGAAATCCTTGCCAACGCGTTTGCCAACAACCCGGTATTATATGTACTCGGATTATTGGGTGCGCTGATGACGGCTTTTTATATGTTCCGGTTATATTTCATTACCTTCTCCGGTAAATTCCGGGGTACCCATGATCAGGAGCATCACCTGCATGAAAGTCCTGCAGCGATGACGTTGCCGTTGATTATCCTGGCGCTGCTCTCCGTATTTGGTGGTTATGTTGGTTTACCGGAAGTATTTGGTGTAAAGAATTTCCTGGCTACTTACCTGGAACCCATCTTTGCCCAGTCAGCTCCTTTTGCTACCGCACATCACCTCTCTCATAGTACAGAATGGTTACTGATGGGTATCAGCAGTGCCCTGGTCATTGTAATGATACTGCTGGCCCGTGGGAAATTTGCCGCTTATGAAGAAACCGGTAAAGAAAATACAGGCCTGGCGAAAGTACTCGAGAACAAATGGTATATCGATGAACTGTACGATGCAATCATTGTAAAGCCATTATATGAACTGGCCCGCTTCTTCCGGGATGTAGTAGAAAAGGCAGGTATCGACAAACTGGTAAATGGTATCGGAAGTGGTGTACAATGGGGTGGTCAGAAAATCCGCCTCGTACAGAACGGACAGGTAGGTTTTTACATCTTTGCCATGGTGATCGGTATGATTGTATTATTTGTGATCGGATTCTTATTATAA
- a CDS encoding complex I subunit 4 family protein, with translation MLTVLLILIPFIAGLITFGLKGSGPKVLGMISSLATVTLAIGTWCRFRTAPESLNLVANWIPQLGSQFRVGLDGMGVMLCLLTAIAFLLIFITIYNRNYEQSNSFYGLMLLSQAGLTGVFTAFDALQFYIFWELALIPVYFLCSLWGGEKRIAVTFKFFIYTFLGSLLMLVGIIYLYFQTPDHSFSWTSFTGTQLSAGDQKWLFWLFFVAFAIKMPVFPFHTWQPDTYEQSPTPVTMILSGVMVKMGLFGVIRWLLPVVPQGAAMWSDVVIVLSIIGIIYASCIAMVQNDLKRLIAYSSIAHIGLMCAAIFANNEQSLQGVLVQLFNHGINIVGLWIVVEIIQQRLGVKNMDELGGIAQKAPRLAIFLVIISLANIGLPLTNGFIGEFLMFSGLFQHNHWFMAFAGLGIILSAVYTLNMIQKVIFGQGNTLTETTTDLLPGETLVLSLVVIMIIVLGVYPKPMLDLVSGTTEMASKLF, from the coding sequence ATGTTGACAGTTTTATTAATATTGATTCCTTTCATTGCAGGCCTGATTACATTTGGTCTGAAGGGGTCCGGGCCTAAAGTACTGGGCATGATTTCGTCGCTGGCTACGGTGACACTGGCAATAGGGACATGGTGCCGCTTTCGGACGGCGCCGGAAAGTCTCAATCTGGTTGCCAACTGGATTCCGCAGCTGGGGAGCCAGTTCCGGGTAGGATTAGATGGAATGGGGGTGATGCTTTGCTTACTTACAGCGATTGCTTTTCTGCTTATTTTCATCACCATTTATAACCGCAACTACGAGCAGTCCAACAGCTTCTATGGTTTAATGTTATTATCGCAGGCGGGTCTTACCGGTGTATTCACCGCATTTGACGCCCTGCAGTTTTACATATTCTGGGAACTGGCACTGATTCCTGTTTATTTTCTTTGCTCCCTGTGGGGAGGAGAAAAACGGATCGCCGTTACCTTTAAATTCTTCATTTACACTTTCCTGGGTTCCCTGTTAATGCTGGTAGGTATTATCTACCTGTATTTCCAGACACCGGATCACTCTTTCAGCTGGACCTCCTTCACGGGTACACAGCTGAGTGCCGGCGACCAGAAATGGTTATTCTGGCTGTTCTTTGTGGCCTTTGCCATCAAGATGCCGGTATTTCCTTTCCATACCTGGCAGCCCGATACGTATGAACAATCTCCCACACCTGTTACCATGATCCTTTCCGGTGTAATGGTGAAGATGGGGCTGTTCGGCGTGATCCGCTGGTTACTGCCGGTAGTGCCGCAGGGTGCTGCCATGTGGTCTGATGTAGTGATTGTGCTGAGCATCATCGGTATCATCTATGCTTCCTGCATCGCTATGGTACAAAATGACCTGAAACGCCTGATCGCTTATTCCTCTATTGCCCACATCGGTCTGATGTGTGCGGCTATCTTTGCCAACAATGAGCAAAGCCTGCAAGGGGTGTTGGTACAGTTGTTCAACCACGGTATCAACATTGTGGGATTGTGGATTGTGGTAGAAATTATTCAGCAACGCCTGGGTGTAAAGAACATGGACGAACTGGGAGGCATTGCACAGAAAGCGCCACGTCTCGCTATTTTCCTCGTTATTATCAGTCTGGCTAACATCGGTCTCCCGCTTACCAACGGTTTTATTGGTGAGTTCCTGATGTTCAGCGGATTGTTCCAACATAATCATTGGTTTATGGCATTTGCCGGATTGGGTATTATTCTGTCTGCAGTGTATACACTGAATATGATTCAGAAAGTAATATTCGGTCAGGGAAATACTTTAACCGAAACAACTACGGACCTGCTGCCTGGTGAAACCCTGGTATTGAGTCTGGTGGTAATCATGATTATTGTGCTGGGTGTTTATCCAAAACCAATGCTGGATTTGGTGAGCGGCACCACTGAAATGGCAAGTAAATTATTTTGA
- a CDS encoding NADH-quinone oxidoreductase subunit N — MNALISTALSGVVMMFVGLFVRNKQHIKFFAIAAILIAFVANLMQYPSVQEGGYIMFGMIEVTKFGVLFNAVALGATLLYFILSGGEFEKVGEHTSDYFALVFFILSGITLAATFSNLLMLFLAIEIMSIPQYILAGSDKKNLKSNEASLKYFLMGAFSTGILLMGITLIYGAAGSFNVTELGLGAESVHPLSLCGIILMVFALSFKVSAAPFHFWTPDVYDGSPTVFTSFMATVVKAGAFIAFLRMFHTGFSGGAISSHWTLILSIITAATLILGNFAAVFQQSVKRMLAYSSIAQAGFMLFAVIALNNTGTQGVILYAAAYSVATIGIFAVLLKLKDYTFEGFNGLARKEPLLAVAVTIFLFSLAGIPVTAGFFAKYFVLAAAVQHGHLLWLVLLAVLCAAISVYYYFRVIIAMYFKQGDPGVEPVSGGFKAGLILAIVIVLALGLFPNLLLCYL, encoded by the coding sequence ATGAATGCACTAATTTCTACTGCTTTATCGGGTGTTGTAATGATGTTTGTTGGTTTATTTGTACGTAATAAGCAGCATATTAAATTTTTTGCCATAGCGGCCATTCTGATTGCATTTGTCGCCAACCTGATGCAGTATCCTTCTGTACAGGAGGGAGGTTATATCATGTTTGGTATGATAGAAGTGACCAAGTTCGGGGTATTGTTTAATGCAGTTGCCCTGGGAGCCACTTTGTTATACTTCATTTTATCCGGCGGTGAGTTTGAAAAGGTAGGTGAACATACCTCCGATTATTTCGCCCTGGTATTTTTCATTCTTTCCGGTATTACTTTGGCAGCTACTTTCAGTAACCTGCTGATGTTGTTCCTGGCTATAGAAATCATGTCTATTCCGCAATACATCCTGGCCGGAAGTGATAAAAAGAACCTGAAAAGCAATGAGGCTTCCCTGAAATACTTCCTGATGGGTGCATTTTCTACCGGTATCCTCCTGATGGGTATTACCCTGATTTATGGTGCGGCGGGCAGCTTTAATGTTACCGAGCTGGGACTGGGTGCTGAAAGCGTACATCCTTTATCGTTATGCGGTATTATCCTGATGGTGTTTGCCCTGTCTTTCAAAGTATCGGCTGCGCCTTTCCACTTCTGGACACCGGACGTGTATGATGGTTCTCCTACCGTATTTACTTCCTTTATGGCTACTGTAGTAAAAGCCGGTGCTTTCATCGCTTTTCTCCGCATGTTCCATACTGGTTTTTCCGGCGGTGCTATCAGCAGCCACTGGACGCTCATCTTATCTATCATTACAGCGGCGACGCTGATACTGGGTAACTTTGCAGCTGTATTCCAGCAAAGCGTAAAACGTATGCTGGCCTACTCCAGTATTGCGCAGGCAGGTTTTATGCTGTTTGCCGTAATTGCCCTGAATAATACCGGTACACAGGGTGTTATCCTGTACGCAGCGGCGTATAGCGTGGCTACCATTGGTATTTTTGCTGTATTGCTGAAACTGAAGGATTACACCTTCGAAGGATTTAATGGCCTGGCCCGCAAAGAACCTTTACTGGCGGTAGCAGTAACCATCTTCCTGTTTTCACTGGCAGGTATTCCGGTAACAGCCGGTTTCTTCGCCAAATACTTTGTACTGGCAGCGGCGGTACAACACGGCCACTTATTATGGCTGGTACTCCTGGCGGTATTATGTGCTGCTATCAGCGTATACTACTATTTCCGGGTAATCATTGCGATGTATTTCAAACAGGGAGATCCTGGTGTAGAACCGGTGAGTGGCGGCTTTAAGGCCGGCCTGATCCTGGCTATTGTAATTGTACTGGCATTGGGACTGTTCCCGAATCTGCTGTTATGTTACCTGTAG